The genomic DNA GAACGCGAGTCGGAGCTGTACGAGACCGTCATCGACCTCCTCGGCGAGGTCGGCTACGACGGGCTCACCATGGACGCCATCGCCGCCCGCACGCGCTCCAGCAAGGCCACCCTCTACCGCCAGTGGGGGAGCAAGCCGCAGCTGGTCGCCCAGTCGCTGCGGCACCACAGGCCCGTGGAGCTCGCGGAGATCGACACCGGGTCGCTCCGGGGCGACCTCCACGAGATGGTCGGGCGCTCCGACGACTGCCGTCTGGCGAAGGACTCCGCGATGGTGCGGGGCCTCGCCCACGCCGTCGGCGGGAACCCCGAACTCCACCGGGCGCTGCGCGAGCTGCTGGTCGAACCCGAGGTGACCGGGCTCGACCGGATCCTGCGCCGCGCGGTGGAACGGGGCGAGGTCTCCGCCGGCAACCCGGCGCTCGACCTGGTCCCGCACCTGATGATCGCCGTCTTCGTCTCCCGCTCCCTCATCGAGGAACGGCCGGTCGACCAGGCGTACCTCGCCACCTACGTGGACGCCGTCGTGCTCCCCGCACTCGGCGCCCCCTGACCCGTCCGCCCCGGCGGGGGCGGACCGCTCCGGGCCGACGGCCCCCGGCACTCCCCGGCCGGGACCGCGCCGCCGCCCGGGGCCGCACCACCTGACACGTACCGCTCACGCTGTCGGGCCGGCTCCCCAACGTCCTGTCCCGTCCCACTCACCTCGGGAGTACGCCCCAGTGGCCACGTTCCTCTACAGACTCGGCCGGTTCGCCTTCCGGCGCCGCCACCTCGTGACCCTCCTGTGGGTCGCGCTGCTGGCGCTCGCCGGGGCGGGCGCCGCGTCCGCGCCGGCACCCACCTCCGGTTCCTTCTCGATGCCCGGCACGGAGGCCCAGCGGGCCTTCGACCTGCTGGAGAAACGATTCCCCGGAGGCGGTGCCGACGGCGCCACCGCCCGGGTCGTCTTCAAGGCGCCCGACGGGCGGAAGATGACCGACCCGGCGAACAAGGCCCGCGTCGACAAGGCCGTCGCGGACCTCCGCACCGGTTCGGACCAGGTCGTCAGCGTCACCGACCCGTACACCTCGCGGGCCGTCTCGCGCGACGGCACCACCGCGTACGTCCACGTCGCGTACGAGGCCAACGGCATGGAGCTGACCGACGCCACGCGCGAGGCGCTGACGGAGGCCGGCACCGAGGCGCGCGAGGGCGGTCTGACCGTCGAGATCGGCGGCGACGCCCTCCAGGCGATGCCCGAGACCGGAACGGGCGAGGTCGTCGGCGTGGTCGTCGCCGGCATCGTCCTCGTCGTCACCTTCGGCTCGCTCGTCGCGGCCGGCCTGCCGCTGCTCACCGCGCTCATCGGCGTGGGCATCGGCGCCTCGTCGATCACCGCCCTCGCGAGCGCCCTGGACCTCGGCTCCACCACGGGCATCCTCGCCACGATGATCGGCCTCGCCGTCGGCATCGACTACGCCCTGTTCATCGTCTCCCGCCACCGCGCCGAACTGGCCGAGGGCCACGACCCGGAGGAGGCCGCCGGCCGCGCGGTCGGCACGGCCGGCTCGGCGGTCGTCTTCGCGGGCCTGACCGTCGTCATCGCCCTGGTCGGCCTCGCCGTCGTCGACATCCCGATGCTGACGAAGATGGGCGTCGCCGCCGCCGGCACGGTCGCCATCGCCGTACTGATCGCCCTCACCCTCATACCGGCGCTGCTCGGTTACGCGGGTAGGCGCATCCTCGGCCGGAAGGCCCGCGAGGCGCTCGTCGGCGGCGGGGCCGCGACCGCCGTCCCGGACGCCCCCGGCGAGGGGTCGCCCGCCGGCGCCGGAACCCGCTGGGCCCGCTTCGTCCTGCGCCGCCCCGTGGCCGTCCTGCTCGTCGGCGTCGTCGGCCTCGGCGCGCTCGCCGTCCCGGCCGCCTCCCTGGAGACGGGCCTGCCCGACGACGGCGCCCAGCCGACCTCCACCACCCAGCGCCGCGCGTACGACCTGCTGTCCGAGGGCTTCGGCCCCGGTTTCAACGGCCCGCTGATGGTCGTCGTGGACGGCGACGGGAAGGCCGCCGCCCGGACCGCCGACGCGATCAGGGGCCTCGACGGCGTCGCCGCCGTCACCCCGCCCACCCCGAACAAGGCCGGCGACACGGCCATGCTCACCGTCGTGCCGAAGGACCGCCCGTCGTCCACGGCCACCGAGGACCTCGTCCGCGACATCCGCGACACGACCGGTGACGACGTCCTCGTCACCGGCCAGACCGCGATGAACATCGACTTCTCGCAGAAGATGAACGACGCCCTGCCGCCCTACCTGGCGCTCGTCGTCGGCCTCGCTTTCCTGCTGCTGACGGTCGTCTTCCGGTCCGTGCTCGTGCCGCTCAAGGCCGCCCTCGGCTTCCTGCTGTCGGTGGTCGCCGCCCTCGGTGCGGTCGTCGCCGTCTTCCAGTGGGGCTGGCTCGGTTCGGTCTTCGGCGTCGAGCAGACCGGCCCGATCATGAGCATGATGCCGATCTTCATGGTGGGCGTCGTCTTCGGCCTCGCCATGGACTACGAGGTCTTCCTCGTCACCCGGATGCGCGAGGCGTACGTCCACGGCGAGCGGCCCGGCGAGGCCGTCGTCACCGGCTTCCGCCACGGTGCCCGCGTCGTCACCGCCGCCGCCGTCATCATGATCGCCGTCTTCGCGGGCTTCATCGGGTCCAGCGAGCAGATGGTGAAGATGATCGGCTTCGGTCTCGCCGCGGCCGTCCTGTTCGACGCCTTCGTGGTGCGCATGGCGATCGTCCCGGCCGTCCTGGCCCTGCTCGGCCACCGGGCGTGGTGGCTGCCGCGCTGGCTGGACCGCGTCCTGCCCGACGTCGACGTCGAGGGCGAGCGCCTGCGCAAGGAGCTCACCGGCGGTTCCGCCGGACCCGGCGACCCGGACGCCGACCGGGAGCAGCGCCTCGTGCGGACCTGACGCCGCCTTCGGGGCGGGGCCGTCCCCGGGCCCCCGCGCCGCCGCCCGTGCGGCGTCGGCGCGCGGTCCGGGCGGCCCCGCCCCGCCGTATCCCGCGTCCCCGCCCCGCCGCCGAGCCGGGCGCGCGCCGTCACCGGCCCGGTCGGCCCAGCGGCCGGTCCGGTCAGCGCACGACCGGCTCGGCGGCGGCGTACGTGCGCCGCAGGAAGGCGTGCAGCGCCGAGGAGTCGAACTGCATGACGACGGCCGTGCCGTGCGGGGAGTGGAACTCGACCACCGTCTGCACCCTCCCGCACGGCCACACCTCCACGTCCCCGCCGTGCGCGGGGGCCCGCAGCCCCTTCTCCAGGACCGCGCGCGGGAAGGTCCAGCTCCCGACGGGCAGCACGAACCGCACGCATCCCGGCTCGACGTCCGGCCCGTAGCGCAGCGCCACCGGCAC from Streptomyces sp. MRC013 includes the following:
- a CDS encoding MMPL family transporter, with the translated sequence MATFLYRLGRFAFRRRHLVTLLWVALLALAGAGAASAPAPTSGSFSMPGTEAQRAFDLLEKRFPGGGADGATARVVFKAPDGRKMTDPANKARVDKAVADLRTGSDQVVSVTDPYTSRAVSRDGTTAYVHVAYEANGMELTDATREALTEAGTEAREGGLTVEIGGDALQAMPETGTGEVVGVVVAGIVLVVTFGSLVAAGLPLLTALIGVGIGASSITALASALDLGSTTGILATMIGLAVGIDYALFIVSRHRAELAEGHDPEEAAGRAVGTAGSAVVFAGLTVVIALVGLAVVDIPMLTKMGVAAAGTVAIAVLIALTLIPALLGYAGRRILGRKAREALVGGGAATAVPDAPGEGSPAGAGTRWARFVLRRPVAVLLVGVVGLGALAVPAASLETGLPDDGAQPTSTTQRRAYDLLSEGFGPGFNGPLMVVVDGDGKAAARTADAIRGLDGVAAVTPPTPNKAGDTAMLTVVPKDRPSSTATEDLVRDIRDTTGDDVLVTGQTAMNIDFSQKMNDALPPYLALVVGLAFLLLTVVFRSVLVPLKAALGFLLSVVAALGAVVAVFQWGWLGSVFGVEQTGPIMSMMPIFMVGVVFGLAMDYEVFLVTRMREAYVHGERPGEAVVTGFRHGARVVTAAAVIMIAVFAGFIGSSEQMVKMIGFGLAAAVLFDAFVVRMAIVPAVLALLGHRAWWLPRWLDRVLPDVDVEGERLRKELTGGSAGPGDPDADREQRLVRT
- a CDS encoding SsgA family sporulation/cell division regulator, whose protein sequence is MRARAIVVSDGPLSRPVPVALRYGPDVEPGCVRFVLPVGSWTFPRAVLEKGLRAPAHGGDVEVWPCGRVQTVVEFHSPHGTAVVMQFDSSALHAFLRRTYAAAEPVVR